A single genomic interval of Shewanella psychropiezotolerans harbors:
- a CDS encoding LexA family protein produces MKMIPISASAGITGFESPATDYKQLPLSLDELLIQHPSATFIGQASGCSMQNVGIFDGDILIVDRHVKVQDQDVIVANYNGSFVCKIIDTKRRMLLSANDEHQPVVIHEYDQFSVEGIVVRSIRCHRPSPLLMNDAAVEPTFNR; encoded by the coding sequence ATAAAAATGATCCCAATCTCAGCCAGTGCGGGAATAACCGGCTTCGAGAGTCCAGCCACAGACTATAAACAGCTTCCTTTAAGCTTAGATGAATTACTTATCCAGCACCCCAGTGCCACTTTCATCGGCCAAGCAAGCGGATGCTCGATGCAAAATGTCGGTATATTCGATGGTGATATTCTCATCGTCGACAGACACGTCAAGGTACAAGATCAGGACGTGATAGTGGCAAATTACAATGGCAGTTTTGTCTGCAAAATTATTGACACAAAAAGAAGAATGTTACTCTCTGCTAATGATGAACATCAGCCAGTGGTCATACATGAGTACGACCAATTCAGTGTCGAAGGTATCGTAGTACGTTCAATTCGCTGCCATCGGCCGAGTCCTCTGCTGATGAATGACGCAGCCGTCGAGCCGACTTTTAACCGATGA
- a CDS encoding sterol desaturase family protein, whose protein sequence is MLNKLVKEGELRLGEGRISGYIACLLSFLSLLGVLAFHFPEYLTTPELRQNYSVSLLRQIMFFALVISGSLGLLNFVRNKNKRLGMLAWLFVIIAIALGGHKVEVGDFDDNTPYLGLDWFILDLLGSTLIFIFIEKLLPHKSQQVILRPEWQGDLNHFFVNHLAVGFVLLVANRFVHEAFGWAISTDIQGFISSLPFVLQLFSIILVADLVQYMAHRAYHEVPFLWRFHAVHHSAKHMDWLAGSRQHILELIITRCLVLTPIFVLGFPEEVIGLYVIIVGLQAVFNHANVQINLGWLRYIIVLPQFHHWHHSSDSAAIDRNYAAHFSFIDYLLGTAVRDQKEWPDEYGVVGDYIPEGMLKQQAFPFKKSR, encoded by the coding sequence ATGCTAAATAAGTTAGTGAAAGAGGGAGAATTACGTTTAGGTGAAGGTAGGATCAGTGGCTATATCGCGTGTTTACTCTCCTTTTTATCATTGCTAGGTGTGCTGGCATTTCATTTCCCCGAATATTTAACCACACCTGAGCTGAGACAAAATTACAGTGTGAGCTTATTAAGGCAGATTATGTTTTTTGCTTTAGTGATATCCGGGAGCCTGGGCTTACTCAATTTTGTTCGTAACAAAAATAAACGTTTAGGCATGCTTGCCTGGTTGTTTGTGATCATTGCAATAGCACTCGGTGGCCACAAAGTGGAAGTGGGGGATTTTGATGATAACACCCCTTATTTAGGCTTAGATTGGTTTATCCTGGATCTTCTGGGCTCGACTCTTATCTTTATCTTCATCGAAAAACTGTTACCCCATAAGTCTCAACAAGTCATTCTCAGGCCTGAATGGCAGGGGGATCTGAATCATTTCTTCGTTAATCATCTGGCGGTCGGCTTTGTACTCTTAGTGGCTAACCGTTTTGTACATGAAGCCTTTGGTTGGGCTATTTCGACCGATATACAAGGTTTTATATCCAGTCTTCCATTTGTACTACAGCTTTTTTCCATTATCCTGGTCGCCGATTTGGTTCAATATATGGCGCACAGGGCTTACCATGAAGTGCCTTTTTTATGGCGTTTTCATGCAGTGCACCACAGCGCTAAACATATGGATTGGTTAGCAGGTTCAAGACAGCATATTTTAGAATTGATAATCACCAGGTGTCTGGTGTTAACGCCGATATTTGTATTGGGTTTCCCTGAAGAGGTGATTGGACTCTACGTCATTATTGTCGGTCTGCAGGCTGTGTTTAATCATGCCAACGTTCAAATCAATCTAGGTTGGTTAAGGTACATCATAGTCTTACCTCAGTTTCATCACTGGCATCACTCCTCGGATAGTGCAGCAATTGACAGAAATTATGCGGCACATTTTTCGTTTATCGATTACCTATTGGGAACCGCCGTGCGTGATCAAAAAGAGTGGCCGGATGAATATGGCGTAGTAGGCGACTATATACCTGAAGGCATGTTGAAACAGCAGGCGTTTCCATTTAAAAAAAGTCGATAA
- a CDS encoding Y-family DNA polymerase, producing the protein MFALVDANSFYCSAEQVFRPEWRGRPIVVLSNNDGCIVAANRQAVDAGVPKFEPYFKIKAQCDRLGIIALSSNYELYGSLSASMMEVIGRFAPDQHVYSIDESFLSFKHCYPAIPCLVKHGEALRRTVWKETRLPVSVGMGETLTLAKIANHAAKKLVDYNGVCVIDNSGQRKAILSQIKPCHVWGIGRRLSKKLDLMGIKSAYALSLMAPGLARKQFSIEMERTVRELNGEPCKDWDQARADKQQIFSTRSMGERITDSNSLQQALSKHVGIATSKAREQGSLCSVLLIFASNSPFDEQPIGFKLTHRFAYPTNDTGEITQIVTQIAKQQFRDGVRYYKVGVGLIDLISESHNQLDLFASPKKPALMKVYDALNHRYGSDSIFMAAQGFTTKWHMKREYLTPQYTTSWRDIPKINC; encoded by the coding sequence ATGTTCGCCCTCGTCGATGCTAATTCATTTTACTGTAGTGCCGAGCAGGTATTTCGTCCCGAGTGGCGTGGCCGCCCTATTGTGGTGCTATCTAACAACGACGGCTGTATCGTCGCCGCTAACCGTCAGGCCGTCGATGCCGGGGTCCCAAAATTTGAGCCTTACTTCAAAATTAAGGCACAGTGTGATCGCTTAGGTATTATCGCCTTAAGCTCGAACTACGAGCTCTATGGCTCACTATCCGCCAGTATGATGGAGGTGATTGGTCGTTTTGCACCAGATCAGCATGTCTACAGCATAGATGAATCATTCCTGTCGTTTAAACACTGTTATCCAGCCATACCTTGCCTAGTGAAACATGGCGAGGCCTTGCGGCGCACAGTATGGAAGGAAACTCGCTTACCTGTGTCCGTTGGCATGGGAGAAACCTTAACCTTAGCTAAGATAGCCAATCATGCAGCTAAGAAGCTTGTAGACTACAACGGAGTCTGTGTCATAGATAACTCAGGCCAACGCAAGGCAATTCTCTCGCAGATAAAGCCATGCCATGTCTGGGGCATAGGCCGGCGTTTATCTAAGAAGCTGGATTTAATGGGAATAAAGTCGGCCTATGCGCTATCTCTGATGGCACCTGGGCTGGCCAGAAAACAGTTCAGTATCGAGATGGAACGTACGGTGCGGGAGCTTAACGGTGAGCCGTGTAAGGATTGGGATCAAGCCAGAGCCGATAAACAACAGATATTTTCGACTCGTAGCATGGGAGAGCGGATCACAGACTCAAACTCGCTACAGCAAGCCCTCAGCAAACATGTCGGTATCGCCACCAGCAAGGCAAGAGAGCAAGGCTCATTGTGCTCGGTACTGCTTATTTTCGCCTCCAATTCCCCTTTCGATGAGCAGCCTATAGGCTTTAAACTCACTCACAGATTTGCTTATCCCACCAATGACACAGGTGAAATAACCCAAATAGTGACTCAGATAGCCAAGCAACAATTTAGAGATGGTGTGCGTTATTACAAGGTAGGAGTAGGCCTAATCGACCTTATCAGTGAGTCACATAACCAGTTGGATCTGTTTGCATCACCGAAAAAACCGGCATTAATGAAGGTCTATGATGCACTCAATCACAGATACGGCTCCGACTCTATATTTATGGCTGCACAAGGGTTCACGACCAAGTGGCACATGAAACGAGAATATCTCACGCCTCAATACACCACCAGCTGGCGAGATATCCCCAAGATCAATTGCTAA
- a CDS encoding two component system sensor kinase, whose protein sequence is MMKIKWKASLVTKLTVSFTAVLVSLWLMIEYQAYSNTFSRTLHRAQIAYGELSDLRSQVSNTLFSDARYDARQLDKQLHQFSSMNEINAQGIVAHYFPLAENPNKENDTLSMWIAQTFGNAGQHRYLDSFIYKPHKGISIYADSNADEEYFQIRLEEIKQLTSKKSLDGYRWGAPILDKRSGDYHLIFSYSSDPANPDAPQVGFGINLVSVMDLNNSLGPGDVSFFMTPEGELFSKSMLALSPETINTLKHQFNSSHPDNEKRVLHPLGEYYVIKNHIHGPGWQQITLISNDFLKDMALTPFFAELPWSLLSLAFMSFVLLNVLRINFAKPIGHFVSIINSDSQPTLERRLPVDRKDELGQIAKAYNHLLDTVKENYDVLEKKVETRTHELAIATLEAEKANKRKTEHLTNISHEIRTPLNGITGSLELLRNTELTTKQMDLRDTAYNCANSLLAIINNLLDFSRIEADQIELNYQLYPVLTLADNAMITIQSRIVNKPISLECIVNANVPEKALLDPLRVRQILVNLLGNSAKFTEEGYILLRIEVVENHLYFSIEDTGDGINIQDQQRIFEPFAQSCHHQPGTGLGLPISAKLAKKMQGQLTMFSTLGKGSTFVLDLPLSQATAPLVLPDDTITAPLALHKQLALWGAKPIEGDNEELDNPELTHLPARLWQRLHEIRHDLPRKQSSHTLALLPWKLKILLVDDVDTNRDIIGKMLLELGQQVFSVSSGEAALQKGMRHIFDLVLMDIRMPGLDGYQTTRKWRESEDILDTECPIFALTANANPMEHDTIRAAGMNSYLTKPVSLKQLNMALEEAADLQLDRDMPLIINTDIDTPMIDVSHTDLNQRLAAHLTDMGEQAKLHINQDEWKPLSDVLHTIKGSAGLAGIKDISEAAADLEVALEAEACLSLEEFAPLEALIQALNCETNT, encoded by the coding sequence ATGATGAAGATTAAATGGAAAGCCTCACTGGTCACCAAACTCACAGTATCATTTACCGCCGTCCTCGTCAGTCTCTGGCTCATGATTGAATACCAAGCTTACAGCAACACCTTTTCCCGAACCCTCCACCGAGCTCAAATCGCCTACGGTGAGCTAAGTGACTTAAGATCTCAGGTAAGTAACACCCTATTTTCCGATGCACGCTATGATGCTCGTCAACTCGATAAGCAGTTACATCAATTCTCATCCATGAATGAGATCAATGCCCAAGGAATAGTCGCTCATTATTTTCCTCTGGCAGAAAACCCTAATAAAGAAAATGACACCTTAAGCATGTGGATTGCCCAGACTTTTGGTAATGCGGGCCAACACAGATATTTAGATAGCTTCATCTATAAGCCTCATAAAGGGATCTCTATTTATGCGGACTCCAATGCAGACGAAGAATATTTTCAGATAAGGCTCGAAGAGATAAAACAACTGACGAGTAAAAAATCCCTCGATGGTTATCGTTGGGGAGCGCCCATTCTTGATAAAAGATCCGGTGATTATCACCTCATATTCAGTTATTCCAGTGATCCGGCTAACCCTGACGCTCCCCAGGTAGGTTTTGGGATAAACCTGGTCTCAGTGATGGATCTCAATAATTCATTAGGGCCTGGGGATGTCAGTTTTTTCATGACACCGGAAGGTGAACTATTCTCTAAATCTATGTTGGCCTTGTCACCTGAGACCATCAACACCTTAAAACACCAGTTTAACAGCAGCCACCCAGATAATGAGAAGCGAGTTCTACATCCCTTAGGTGAATACTATGTGATTAAAAATCACATTCATGGCCCTGGATGGCAGCAAATCACATTGATATCAAATGATTTTCTGAAAGATATGGCCTTAACCCCCTTCTTCGCGGAACTTCCCTGGTCACTCCTTTCTCTGGCCTTTATGTCTTTCGTCCTGCTCAATGTGCTACGCATCAATTTTGCCAAACCTATTGGTCATTTTGTCAGCATAATTAACAGTGACAGCCAACCGACCTTAGAGCGGCGCCTCCCCGTAGACAGAAAAGATGAATTAGGTCAGATAGCCAAGGCCTATAATCACTTATTGGATACGGTCAAAGAAAATTATGATGTACTCGAAAAGAAGGTCGAAACAAGAACCCATGAGCTGGCCATTGCCACCCTGGAAGCGGAAAAGGCCAATAAACGTAAGACTGAGCATTTAACCAACATCAGTCACGAAATCCGCACCCCACTCAATGGCATAACCGGCTCATTGGAGCTGCTGCGTAATACCGAGCTCACCACTAAGCAGATGGATCTCAGAGACACAGCCTATAACTGTGCGAATTCCCTATTAGCCATTATCAACAACTTGCTCGACTTTTCTCGCATAGAAGCCGATCAAATTGAGTTAAATTATCAGCTCTATCCCGTGTTGACACTGGCCGACAACGCCATGATCACCATACAGAGCAGAATTGTGAACAAGCCTATTTCACTCGAATGCATCGTTAACGCCAATGTGCCGGAAAAAGCACTACTGGACCCTTTAAGAGTGAGGCAGATCTTAGTCAACTTACTGGGGAATTCGGCCAAATTCACGGAAGAAGGTTATATTTTATTGCGTATAGAAGTTGTTGAAAATCATCTCTATTTCAGCATTGAAGACACGGGGGATGGCATAAACATTCAAGATCAGCAACGCATATTCGAACCCTTTGCTCAAAGCTGTCACCACCAACCGGGCACAGGCCTTGGCTTGCCCATATCGGCTAAACTCGCCAAGAAAATGCAAGGTCAGCTAACCATGTTTAGCACCTTAGGCAAGGGCAGCACCTTTGTGTTAGACCTGCCCCTGTCTCAAGCCACAGCCCCCTTAGTCTTGCCAGACGATACCATCACAGCACCACTTGCCCTGCATAAACAATTAGCATTATGGGGAGCTAAACCTATAGAGGGTGATAATGAGGAGCTAGATAACCCTGAGCTTACTCACCTGCCCGCCCGCCTATGGCAACGTCTACACGAGATACGTCACGACTTGCCTCGCAAACAAAGCAGCCATACGCTGGCCCTGCTCCCCTGGAAGCTAAAAATTCTGCTGGTGGATGATGTAGATACTAACCGGGATATTATCGGCAAGATGTTACTCGAGTTGGGCCAACAAGTGTTCAGTGTCAGCAGCGGTGAGGCGGCATTGCAAAAAGGAATGCGCCATATCTTCGATCTGGTATTGATGGATATCCGCATGCCGGGACTCGATGGGTATCAAACCACACGAAAATGGCGTGAAAGTGAAGATATTCTGGACACCGAATGCCCTATTTTTGCTCTCACGGCAAATGCTAACCCTATGGAGCATGACACCATTCGAGCCGCTGGAATGAACAGCTATTTGACTAAGCCTGTGTCATTGAAGCAGTTAAATATGGCACTTGAAGAGGCGGCAGATCTGCAACTGGATCGCGATATGCCCCTGATCATCAATACCGATATCGACACGCCGATGATCGATGTCTCCCACACGGATCTTAATCAGCGACTGGCCGCTCATTTAACGGATATGGGCGAACAAGCCAAACTGCATATTAATCAAGACGAATGGAAACCCCTCAGCGATGTACTGCATACGATTAAAGGCAGCGCGGGCCTAGCGGGAATAAAAGATATTTCTGAAGCAGCTGCCGACTTAGAGGTCGCCCTTGAAGCCGAAGCCTGTTTAAGTTTGGAGGAGTTTGCGCCCCTAGAAGCGCTCATTCAGGCATTAAATTGCGAGACAAACACATAA
- a CDS encoding EscC/YscC/HrcC family type III secretion system outer membrane ring protein, producing the protein MKRFICLLLLFNLSLAQAMPLTAVKWQGEPFVMLSRGTALSSVLQDFGSNYGVPVVISDQVTDTYIGEIQNQDPQQVIKDLSRRYGLVWYYNSEVLYVYKASEITNDILSLNSLSAAKVSQYLKSAGVLDAGVCSIKPVAGIKGLQVSGVPACITSVTKLTAQLDASAKHTSETGETVRVYPLKYASATDSVYQYRSQSVKIPGLVTVLKEMNQGTQVANAVAGNVSSISGPVFSADPRRNAIIVRGSGRDMATYGSLINQLDTKPSMIEISVSIIDVDTSDFNQLGVDWSASAKLGGGSVSFNSGVSSDNFSTVIGNTGNFMVRLNALEKNSKAKVLSRPSVVTLNNVQAVLDKNVTFYTKLEGDKVAKLESVTTGTLLRVTPRLIEESGQQIVMLNLNIQDGQQSQAVNRSEPLPQVQSSEISTQASLKSGESLLIGGFVQDRDETTENKIPLLGDIPLLGGLFRSTDHHTQSVMRLFLIKAEPINQGD; encoded by the coding sequence ATGAAGAGATTTATCTGCTTATTACTACTTTTTAATTTAAGCCTGGCCCAGGCAATGCCTTTAACGGCGGTTAAATGGCAAGGCGAACCTTTCGTGATGCTCAGTCGCGGCACCGCTCTATCCTCAGTGTTGCAAGACTTCGGCAGTAATTATGGCGTACCCGTTGTGATAAGTGATCAGGTGACAGACACCTACATAGGTGAGATTCAGAACCAAGATCCTCAACAAGTGATCAAAGACCTGAGCCGACGTTACGGCTTGGTCTGGTACTACAACAGTGAGGTGTTGTACGTCTATAAAGCGAGTGAGATCACCAATGATATTTTATCCTTAAACAGCCTGTCCGCGGCTAAAGTCAGCCAATATCTGAAGTCGGCAGGTGTATTGGATGCAGGCGTTTGCAGTATCAAGCCTGTCGCAGGGATCAAGGGGCTGCAGGTGTCAGGTGTACCGGCTTGCATCACCAGTGTCACTAAGCTGACCGCGCAACTCGATGCCAGTGCCAAACACACTTCCGAGACTGGTGAGACTGTACGGGTATATCCGCTCAAATATGCATCGGCAACTGACTCCGTTTATCAATATCGCAGTCAGTCAGTGAAAATCCCCGGATTGGTAACTGTGCTGAAGGAGATGAATCAAGGTACCCAGGTGGCCAATGCTGTTGCCGGTAATGTGAGTAGTATCAGCGGCCCGGTCTTTTCCGCCGATCCTCGTCGAAATGCCATTATTGTGCGGGGAAGTGGAAGGGATATGGCGACCTATGGCTCCCTGATTAACCAGCTAGATACTAAGCCCAGTATGATCGAAATTTCCGTTTCTATCATAGATGTGGATACCTCTGATTTTAATCAATTAGGCGTCGATTGGTCGGCCTCGGCCAAGTTAGGCGGTGGCTCTGTGAGCTTCAATAGTGGCGTCAGCAGCGATAATTTCTCCACTGTCATCGGTAATACCGGCAACTTTATGGTGAGGCTCAATGCGCTTGAGAAAAACTCAAAGGCAAAAGTGTTATCCCGCCCCTCAGTGGTCACCCTTAACAATGTACAGGCTGTGTTGGATAAAAATGTCACTTTCTACACCAAATTAGAGGGAGACAAGGTGGCAAAATTGGAGTCGGTCACCACGGGGACTCTGCTTAGGGTCACCCCCAGATTGATAGAAGAATCGGGTCAACAGATAGTGATGCTAAATCTGAATATACAAGATGGTCAGCAGAGTCAGGCTGTGAACAGGAGTGAGCCTCTGCCTCAGGTACAGAGTTCAGAAATATCGACTCAGGCAAGTCTTAAGTCTGGTGAGAGCCTGCTTATCGGTGGATTTGTGCAGGACAGAGACGAAACCACTGAGAACAAGATCCCGTTATTGGGTGATATCCCCTTGTTGGGTGGCTTGTTCAGAAGTACAGATCACCACACACAAAGTGTGATGCGTCTGTTCCTTATCAAAGCGGAACCTATTAACCAAGGAGATTGA
- a CDS encoding two component system response regulator, translating into MTFGQYKAINILVVDDHSLIFDGLCSCLAPYSELNLVGFVEDGLAVYEQCLKLTPDLVFMDLKLPGMSGFDVIRQLRQRWPEMMIIVLTATVEEKSAREALDVGANGYVLKNSPKSTLLAAIKSVSKGKTFIDSSLDEQQVEALIGAVDGDIPMLTPREQQVLKLICEGRRNRDIAEDLVIGLKTVETHRMNLMRKLNAHNVAELMRWAQRLGS; encoded by the coding sequence ATGACGTTTGGCCAGTACAAGGCGATAAATATATTGGTAGTAGACGACCACTCGTTAATTTTTGATGGATTATGTAGCTGCTTAGCCCCATATTCCGAGTTGAATTTGGTGGGATTTGTTGAAGATGGCTTGGCTGTGTATGAGCAATGTTTAAAGTTAACACCCGATCTGGTGTTTATGGATCTTAAATTACCGGGCATGAGTGGTTTCGATGTTATCCGTCAATTACGTCAACGTTGGCCGGAAATGATGATAATAGTGCTGACGGCCACCGTTGAAGAGAAGAGTGCCCGTGAAGCATTGGATGTCGGAGCCAATGGTTATGTACTTAAAAACAGTCCGAAAAGTACCTTATTAGCGGCAATTAAATCTGTCAGTAAAGGCAAGACTTTTATCGATTCGAGTCTGGACGAGCAACAAGTTGAAGCCCTGATTGGTGCCGTCGATGGTGATATCCCTATGTTGACTCCGAGGGAACAACAAGTGCTCAAGTTGATCTGCGAGGGGCGTCGCAACCGGGATATCGCGGAGGATTTAGTCATAGGTTTGAAAACGGTTGAAACCCATCGAATGAATTTAATGCGCAAACTCAACGCACACAATGTGGCCGAATTGATGCGTTGGGCTCAGAGGTTGGGCTCTTAA
- a CDS encoding antibiotic biosynthesis monooxygenase family protein gives MYIVANRIPVAVDWQDEFENRFRQRVGQIDQQAGFVSMQILKPVSEGAPYVVFTTWQDEAAFEAWIHSEDFKLSHQNPLPKEAFTGRPMIEKHQVVISTRG, from the coding sequence ATGTATATTGTCGCGAACCGTATTCCGGTGGCTGTGGATTGGCAAGATGAATTTGAGAATCGATTTCGTCAACGTGTGGGACAAATCGACCAGCAAGCTGGTTTCGTCTCCATGCAGATCTTAAAACCTGTGAGTGAAGGGGCGCCTTATGTCGTTTTCACAACCTGGCAAGATGAAGCGGCTTTTGAGGCGTGGATCCACAGTGAAGATTTTAAGTTATCTCATCAAAATCCCTTACCCAAGGAAGCCTTTACCGGCAGACCTATGATTGAAAAGCATCAGGTGGTGATATCGACTAGGGGGTGA
- a CDS encoding protease inhibitor I9 family protein, translating into MTTSTIKMAISLSALSMLISANIHASPDVMQDKHSFDSDAKPHSPLPKRYIVKFRNAGSSTETRSTANILAYKPRINEVFSQHRALNSVSAKEIIRIGRSNGYTAKLNEESVQALSLRADVDYVEEDDPGHNNAHGIHVAGTIAAIANEQGVVGIMPNQNVNIHIINDSLSRSPDSQSRKLDSS; encoded by the coding sequence ATGACAACAAGCACAATAAAAATGGCGATAAGCCTGTCGGCATTATCTATGCTGATCTCCGCCAATATTCATGCCTCTCCCGACGTGATGCAAGATAAACACTCCTTCGACTCGGATGCTAAGCCACACTCACCTCTGCCTAAACGTTACATCGTAAAATTTAGAAATGCCGGCAGCTCGACGGAAACAAGATCTACAGCCAACATATTGGCTTACAAGCCACGCATCAATGAGGTTTTCTCTCAACATCGAGCCTTAAACAGTGTCTCAGCAAAAGAGATAATACGCATAGGCCGCAGTAATGGTTACACCGCCAAACTGAATGAAGAAAGCGTGCAGGCGCTGAGTTTGCGCGCTGATGTGGATTATGTAGAGGAAGATGACCCCGGACATAATAATGCCCATGGCATCCATGTTGCAGGAACCATAGCCGCCATAGCCAATGAGCAGGGCGTTGTCGGCATCATGCCCAATCAAAACGTCAATATACATATCATCAATGACTCTCTCAGTCGTTCACCTGATAGCCAATCTCGCAAACTTGACTCAAGCTGA
- a CDS encoding DUF6531 domain-containing protein, with the protein MNILERQQSLMNAFDLNVRTASSEGRFTQAEHIEMATGYVLERRTDFTLSGRLPLLHKRFYHSGSMMSPGLLGTRWRCLWDMSLLLDGESVTFTDEQYNQGVYDLPVAGHKSRVSHLPQWRLLRRGDDLLMRHFDGLSYRFGHAFGDRLLLSRISDGKGNELTFTYHGAVLSHISLADGRQIRVDTDLGCIKQLTLLTPQALPIQTLARYEYNPLGYMTSCRADPGANFDYRYSRNGFLLRSSDLSLTWLEFDYDVKGRALAIRGAEERFNAQLRYDDEQGVVYYKSARYGIRHYYTDEQNNITRIVFSNGDETINEWWDNCLIAQINARGEPCQFTYNDFGQVTAMSIQGDKTWEYSYDDSGRLTQYTNSKGEIWSYRYDNKGNLVSVSDPFLMQWFYQYTSLGQLAWIISPDASQTGYRYNRLGQLVTILLADGGTVVFHYDGLGRLVTRCQTLADGSKEGTQFWQYKFGMPYPCAWVDEEGQQTNFAYDCDGHLIGVTNSQGLKHDYEYGAFDTLISHVTPQGRSCYQYNHDCQLISVSEAKQISDSSLYFHSYQGQAVQAVATQPVMSQQSRVVFTYDAAGRLESKTLADGTSVHFYYDAIGRLVQQQSRTKEGRVDANIPLECNDVVHQLKVLSPDVALTFEYEKLAQNSWRPKQNS; encoded by the coding sequence GTGAACATATTGGAAAGGCAGCAAAGCCTGATGAATGCATTTGATTTGAATGTACGAACGGCTAGTAGCGAAGGGCGCTTTACCCAAGCAGAGCATATCGAGATGGCCACAGGTTATGTGCTTGAGCGGCGCACCGACTTTACCCTCTCGGGCCGACTCCCTCTGCTGCATAAACGCTTCTATCATTCAGGCAGTATGATGAGTCCAGGTTTACTTGGCACCCGTTGGCGCTGTTTGTGGGACATGAGCTTGCTACTTGATGGTGAGTCGGTGACTTTTACCGATGAGCAATATAATCAAGGCGTGTACGACTTGCCTGTAGCGGGACACAAAAGCCGGGTTTCCCATCTGCCACAATGGCGATTATTGCGCCGTGGTGATGATCTGTTGATGAGGCATTTCGATGGTCTTAGTTATCGCTTTGGTCACGCCTTTGGCGATAGGCTGCTTCTTTCTCGTATTAGTGATGGCAAAGGCAATGAGCTAACTTTCACCTATCATGGCGCAGTCCTGAGTCATATTAGTTTGGCCGATGGCCGACAGATTCGGGTGGATACTGATCTGGGCTGCATCAAGCAGTTGACCTTACTTACTCCACAAGCATTACCTATCCAAACCTTGGCTCGATACGAGTATAATCCGCTTGGTTATATGACGTCTTGCCGCGCCGATCCCGGTGCTAATTTTGATTATCGTTATAGCAGAAATGGTTTTCTATTGCGCAGTTCTGACTTGAGTCTCACCTGGCTTGAGTTTGATTATGATGTAAAAGGGCGTGCCCTTGCCATACGTGGTGCAGAGGAGCGTTTCAATGCTCAACTTAGGTACGATGACGAGCAAGGTGTGGTGTATTACAAGAGTGCGCGCTACGGGATCAGGCATTATTACACAGATGAGCAAAACAATATTACCCGCATAGTCTTCTCCAATGGTGATGAAACGATCAATGAGTGGTGGGACAATTGCCTTATCGCTCAAATCAATGCCCGGGGAGAGCCTTGTCAATTTACCTATAATGACTTTGGCCAAGTGACTGCAATGAGTATCCAGGGAGACAAAACCTGGGAGTATAGCTACGATGACTCGGGGCGATTGACGCAATACACCAATTCAAAAGGTGAAATATGGTCATACCGATATGATAATAAAGGAAACCTTGTCAGCGTATCCGATCCTTTTCTTATGCAGTGGTTCTATCAATACACCAGTTTGGGCCAATTAGCTTGGATTATCTCACCAGACGCTAGCCAAACGGGCTATCGCTACAACAGATTAGGTCAATTAGTGACTATTTTATTGGCTGATGGTGGAACTGTTGTTTTTCATTATGACGGACTCGGCCGCTTAGTTACACGATGTCAGACTTTGGCCGATGGAAGTAAAGAGGGGACTCAATTCTGGCAGTATAAGTTCGGTATGCCTTATCCCTGCGCTTGGGTTGATGAAGAGGGTCAACAAACTAATTTTGCTTATGATTGTGATGGGCACTTAATCGGTGTGACGAACTCCCAAGGGCTCAAGCATGATTATGAGTATGGTGCATTCGATACCTTGATAAGTCATGTCACTCCACAAGGGCGAAGCTGTTATCAGTATAACCATGATTGTCAGCTCATCAGCGTGAGTGAAGCTAAACAAATTTCAGATTCATCTTTGTATTTTCATTCTTATCAAGGTCAAGCTGTTCAGGCGGTGGCGACTCAGCCTGTCATGTCTCAACAAAGCAGGGTTGTGTTCACTTATGATGCAGCTGGCAGACTCGAGAGTAAAACCTTAGCCGATGGCACCAGTGTGCATTTCTATTATGATGCTATCGGTCGTTTAGTGCAGCAACAAAGCCGTACTAAAGAGGGGAGAGTCGATGCCAATATCCCCCTCGAGTGTAATGACGTCGTACATCAGCTCAAGGTCCTTAGTCCGGACGTAGCGTTAACCTTTGAATATGAAAAACTTGCCCAAAACTCATGGCGCCCCAAACAAAACAGCTAA